CTGTTGAAGCGAAAAGAAAAAAAGGTTTAGCCGAAGAGAGCACCGAGACCGGCCATGCCGCCCTCTTCGTCCTCTGCTTCTTCTTCCTCTGCCTCTTCCTCTTCTGCAGGTGCTGCCTCAGCTGCTGCTGCCGGTGCTGCTGCTGCAACTGCCGGTGCTGCTGCTGCCTTTGCGACAGCCTCCTCAATGTCAACACCGTCGAGTGCTGCGACGAGTGCCTTTACACGGGAGTCCTCAACTTCGATGCCTGCTGCTGCCAGAACTGCGGTAACAGCGTC
Above is a window of Methanogenium organophilum DNA encoding:
- the rpl12p gene encoding 50S ribosomal protein P1, which translates into the protein MEYIYAALVLHNAGKEVTEDAVTAVLAAAGIEVEDSRVKALVAALDGVDIEEAVAKAAAAPAVAAAAPAAAAEAAPAEEEEAEEEEAEDEEGGMAGLGALFG